In Massilistercora timonensis, the following are encoded in one genomic region:
- a CDS encoding rhamnulokinase family protein — MKKESTMVALDCGNSSFRVVLGQYRDGKIESTVVTQVPNGMIRIGEYDYWDMLNILKEFKAALKLIISQGHHIDSIGICTWGVDFALFDRDGNMLSNPLCYRNTIGEEVLSKLSEEERKERFYETGILCDKINSVYMLSGMKEKFPQIFSIADKCLMVPDILNYFLTGQMVNEPSELSTTQLMDARTRKISGDTCRWAGVSEDLFARIGVHGEKIGNVRADILQEIGADYEIPVVCVPSHDTASAVAAIPAQEKNFGFVSCGTWSLIGTELDEPLMNDQVIAASLTNEVGAFGKITMLKNSAGMFIVNNLKKEYEFEKGRKAEWKEISELAENCKETPRIDLNDMAFFNPRSMSKAVWNYLETSGQVSGDLRWDILFRTFYESLAQTYAETFRNIEDITGKKFEKIYIVGGGSASRILLRLMAEYIGKPIVVCYGESTSMGNLGVQLKYMCPELTLTDIREMIGRSYKTEEVIPERRD; from the coding sequence ATGAAGAAGGAAAGTACGATGGTCGCGCTGGATTGTGGGAATTCTTCCTTCCGTGTTGTTTTGGGACAATATCGTGACGGAAAGATTGAGAGTACAGTTGTGACGCAGGTTCCCAATGGAATGATCCGTATCGGAGAGTATGATTACTGGGATATGTTGAATATCTTAAAGGAGTTCAAAGCCGCGCTCAAGCTGATCATTTCTCAGGGACACCATATTGATTCCATTGGAATCTGTACCTGGGGCGTGGATTTCGCATTGTTTGACCGTGACGGGAATATGTTGTCCAATCCACTGTGTTACCGCAACACGATCGGCGAAGAAGTTTTATCAAAGCTGTCAGAGGAGGAAAGAAAGGAACGGTTTTATGAGACTGGGATCCTCTGCGATAAAATTAATTCAGTCTATATGCTTTCAGGGATGAAAGAGAAGTTTCCGCAGATTTTCTCAATCGCGGATAAATGTCTGATGGTCCCGGATATTCTGAATTACTTTTTGACAGGGCAAATGGTGAATGAACCCTCTGAGTTGAGCACCACTCAGCTGATGGATGCGAGAACAAGAAAAATCAGCGGGGATACGTGTCGCTGGGCAGGTGTTTCAGAAGATCTTTTCGCGAGGATCGGCGTTCATGGAGAGAAGATTGGCAATGTCCGGGCAGATATTTTGCAGGAGATCGGAGCAGACTATGAGATTCCGGTGGTTTGTGTTCCTTCTCACGATACGGCGTCGGCAGTGGCAGCGATTCCGGCCCAGGAGAAGAATTTTGGGTTTGTCAGCTGCGGTACCTGGTCGCTGATCGGAACAGAACTTGACGAACCACTGATGAATGATCAGGTGATCGCCGCATCTCTTACAAATGAAGTTGGAGCATTCGGGAAGATAACTATGCTGAAGAACAGCGCCGGAATGTTTATAGTCAACAACCTAAAGAAAGAATATGAATTTGAGAAAGGCCGAAAAGCGGAGTGGAAAGAAATCTCCGAGTTGGCGGAGAATTGTAAAGAAACTCCGCGGATCGACTTGAATGATATGGCATTCTTTAACCCGCGCAGCATGTCAAAAGCTGTCTGGAACTATCTTGAAACATCCGGGCAAGTCTCGGGGGACCTTCGCTGGGATATTCTGTTCCGGACATTTTACGAATCTCTGGCGCAGACGTATGCGGAGACATTTCGTAACATTGAGGATATTACCGGTAAGAAATTTGAGAAAATATACATTGTTGGAGGCGGATCCGCAAGCAGGATCTTACTGCGGCTGATGGCGGAGTATATCGGGAAACCAATCGTCGTCTGCTACGGGGAAAGCACCTCCATGGGGAATCTGGGCGTACAGTTGAAATATATGTGTCCGGAACTTACCCTGACGGATATTCGTGAAATGATCGGGAGATCTTATAAGACAGAAGAGGTGATTCCAGAAAGGAGGGATTAA